The Sesamum indicum cultivar Zhongzhi No. 13 linkage group LG6, S_indicum_v1.0, whole genome shotgun sequence genomic interval attaatataatttcaaaaaaaaaatacgtatAATTAAGTATGTTCATTTCATGTTGTTCCATGCTTCTATTATCGTCGTCCGAGAATAAAATTGTTTGTCTATCTCATGCATgaagtaatattattgaccGCCATTTgacaaaaagtatttttaaaacactCCAATTAAGATcttattatcaaaatcaaatggaAGTGTAACGATTTTCActataattaccaaaattacGCCAACATAATATGTGATGattgttgtattattttatttttttactttaaattttagaataattccctctaattattatttctggACATATCTAATTCATTTAAGACACTAAAAgtatacataatattaaaataacacCGTCATATCTAAAATATAGATCAGATAGACCGAACCACATGATTATCACCttctttttacatatatatatatatataatttcactttGTATCTCCACTTTGGGGCCGTACATAGTGCGTAGCATATTTTAGGCATTCTTGTAGCCGGTGAATAGGCTTTTCATTACATAGAATTGTATCAAGAACACACAAAAATACACACTACAATCCGTGCAAGGGAACATTTTCctaactaaaattttcttgtgATGCTTCCTAGTACCTTAAGATCTGCGATTCTCCAAATATTACactatttttaagtaaaaaattctTAGTCAAATAAAGTTCCGACgaactaaataaatgatagAGTATgtatggtatatttataatgtgattgatcatttttacGTTAATCACACAAccagtatattatatttatcattataatttattcaaattccaCCAAACTCGACCTGAATTaaagttttctatttttaagtGCAAGACCCATGTCAcgaatgatttgaaaaaattataaatttgagcCTCATTGAAAAAGGAGTtcgattttcatttaaatctGAAAATGCATTATATGCTTATGCTTTCAACCTTGGAAGATTATAGCCCTTTTTAAGTGTAGGTCCCATATCTCGAATGATTCGAAAAAAATAAGGAGTTCGAATTCCACTGAGAAACCGTCCGATTCTCATTTAGACAGTGCATTTATACATGTTATGCTGTTTCTTTCTATCATGGAATGTTAGTTCAGCAGTCTGGAAATTGGTATTTATTGGTGACAACGTTGAGTGGTTCAagaattcttgattttgaggGTGATGCTTATTTCTGATATCCGACccaccaatttttttctgttgCATTTAACTGAACTTTCTTGTTGCTGTTGTGGGGTGTCATCGTCAGTGCTCAGACAGTGATGCTTTGAGGTTATGAACTTCTGACAATATATGAAGCCATTTGTCTGAACCACAAGGCGGCCACTGTGTGCACCTCTGATTCTTGTCGTTTTTCCAGTTATGGCCGAGAAGGATGCGACGTTTTCTGACGGTCGGAGTATACCGCTGTTCATATTCTTTAAGGATTTCAGGTACCTGTTCTTCGATTGTTTCGACTTGATTTTCATCTGTCTTTTCGTAGTTCTGATGAGTACTGAACTCATCCGAAATCTTTACAAAGTTGTCTTCTTTTAAGTTGTTCTGTTGTGGTGATAACCTGATTGTTCCAtcattttgaaattgtataaaCCTGTGAATGAATTTTCTCGATTTCTTTccagttttttctttctttatttgttttttttttgggaagaATTAGAAACAATTCTTGAAAACCAATTCAGTTGATTAGAGGTTTTCACCTTAAAAATTGTCCTAATTTCTTGATATGTTCTTGTCTTGTTCCTGCTTTGGTTGTCTAATTCTTGGGTTTCTGGAGAAGATGAGTTATGAGAGTTTACTTTGGGAAATTCTCCTGAACAGGTCAGTGTTTAAACTGGATGAACTGGGACTGGAAATAGCAAGGATTGCCCTCCCTGCAGCCCTGGCTCTGACAGCTGATCCTGTTGCATCTCTGGTTGATACAGCATTCATTGGCCAAATCGGTAACGGCTTCAACTTTTACGTCGTTACACTGCATATCAGCCTTTCGTatccaattttaattcttgagcACAAGATTGATCTTAATGAGTGAATGTTCATCCGGAACAGGTGCTGTCGAGCTTGCTGCTGTGGGAGTTGCCATAGCTTTATTCAATCAGGTATCAAGAATCGCGATATTCCCTCTTGTCAGTGTGACGACGTCCTTTGTTGCTGAGGAAGACACAATTACAAAAGATGTTGCGGATTGCAAAGACAGTGAAAGCTTGGAGAACGGGTCGAGTCTGGACAGCGAAAACAAGATGTTGATACCTCAAACCGGTATGCTAAAAGCCGAATTTGATGGTTCAATAGTACATAGATGTGGCTGATGATTCTTTGTATTCCATTTAATGTCTCTCAATTTCCTTCAGATTCGGACAAGAAGATGTGCAAGTTAGAGTCAGGAGGTAATAGTTTTGAGATAAGTAAGACGGAGCAGGGGAAGAAGCAGATTGCATCAGCATCTTCAGCGTTAATCATCGGTGCTGTTCTTGGCATTCTCCAAGCTGCATTTCTGATTCTTGCAGCCAAACCTTTACTAAGTTTCATGGGAGTCAAACCTGTAAGTGACGAATAAAacgaagaaagaaaattacgATTTTCATCTTTCAAACTTCGATTTATGTGATAGTATAAGCTGACAATGCACTGTCTTGTAGGATTCAGAAATGTCGTACCCTGCACAACAGTACTTGAAACTCAGATCACTCGGCGCTCCTGCAGTTCTTCTATCCTTGGCAATGCAAGGAGTCTTTCGTGGACTTAAGGACACAAAAACTCCGCTTTATGCAACGGGCAAGTACTCCTACATCCTTAAAAACGTTTAAAGACAAAAGATTAAGCTGTCTTCTGTCTCTAATCAGCTTCCTTACTTGGATACTTTAGTAGTTGGAGATCTAGCGAACATTGTTCTGGACCCgatatttatgtttgttttcaagCTAGGAGTCAGAGGTGCGGCCATTGCACATGTTATCTCTCAGTAAGTTTAATATAACCGCATTccaaattttacataattgttCGTTATTTGACAATTTTCGACTATTTTTTCAGGTATTTGATTTCACTAATACTCATTTGGAGATTGAAGCAAGAAGTCAATCTCATACCTCCTAGTCTCAAGTATCTGCAATTCGAACGCTTTATTAAAAATGGTAAGAGGTTCTTGTTCATCTCCTCCTTAGAAATCTagtgttttttcatttttgcatcaaACTTTAACTTCATTTTCCAACTTAGGCTTCCTATTACTAACGAGGGTCATAGCTGTAACGTTCTGTGTGACGCTTGCTGCATCGATGGCCGCAAGGCTGGGGTCGACACAAATGGCTGCATttcaagtttgcctccaagtgTGGCTAGCTACTTCCCTTCTGGCTGATGGTTTGGCCGTTGCTGGACAGGTACCTCGAAATTTCTCTTGATCATTTCTACTCCTAATTCTGCATTCTCAGTGAAAAAAAGACTTTTTGGGGGGATGAATCTGAGCATGCTTGTCTTCCCTCAGGCAATTCTTGCGAGTGCATTTGCCAGAAAAGACTATAGTTGGGCAACTGCTACTGCATCCCGAGTGCTGCAGGTAACTTAAATCTCTCAGAAAAGGGCACTCAGACATCTTTCTTGTCACACATAAACCTGTCTAACATCCAGCATTAATCCGCAGTTGGGGATAGCTCTTGGACTGGTTTTAGCTGTGGTCCTTGGATTTGGCTTACATTTCGGAGCAAGAATATTTACCGAAGACGCTGGTGTTCTCCACCTGATAGGCGTTGGCATCCCGGTACTCCACTTAATCCAACAACCCAATACAGAAAACTAATCGTCTAACTCATCTTGAAACATAGAATTCACAAAACCATTTATCGTCCCAGTTTGTTGCAGCTACTCAGCCGATCAACACACTAGCCTTCGTTTTTGATGGTGTCAACTTTGGAGCATCCGACTTTGCATATTCAGCATACTCAATGGTATATTTCCAGTTCTTTTCTGATAAACAACGTTAATGGGACGCTAGACGTTGAATTTGTACATCATGATTATGCCTGCAGGTCACAGTCGCTATAATTAGCATCATTACGTTATTAGCTCTTTGCTCAAGCGGGGGATTCGTGGGAATCTGGACTGCCCTGACTATCTACATGAGTCTGAGAGCATTTGCTGGATTTTGGAGGTGGGATTTTTATCTCAAGAAAAAGGTGTAAACAACTGCATTTTCAGTATGTCCAAGAACATGCTGGATTCATGTGTTTTCTCGTGGTTTTGCAGAATAGGGACTGGAACAGGGCCTTGGGCGTTTCTTAGGAGATGATCTTATGTTGCTTTTTGAGGAAGAGCGAGGAAACATTTACAATTTGCCTTTTAAGGCAACATTGCATCATAGCTTATGCTGATACATGTAAAGAAAAACTGTTGTAGCTTGTCTGCTCAATGGTGgcatataattttagtcagtAGAAACGAAGAAAGGAGTTTGGGGGATTCATTTTCAATGAGAAATAGTGAAAATCCTGctcataatttgaaaaagttaAGGAAAAAGATCAAGAAGTTCGCTAAAGTAGTAAATCTTTTGAACTTGATACGTTCAAGAATAATAGACTACGTAGGAAACATAAAGATGATGTCTGACTGCGCGCTAAATGTTGACGATCTTCTGGAAACCCCATTAATAAACGTTAAAAATCTTGTACCTGAACAAAGCCGAACCCTCGATTCAAAACACTGGAATTGGATTGTCCACATCAAGACAAGCTCCAAAACGGCGAATCAATGCTCACCAGATGCTCCCACATGCAATCTTTAGTTTGTCTCTCGTGCTCGAGGCTTGCCGGGATCTAATATGATGTTAATACGGGCGAGGAAAATTCGTTTTTAATGCGGGTTTGATCAACAACGTGCGTGTAGAGAAGAGTCTTGTCAATTTTGAGTTCGTAATGTGGGTGGTTGGACTTTGGTGGCGGCTCTGtatatgtttgatgaaatgctGGAGAGAGATGTTGCATGGAATGCAATGATCTGCTGGTTGGTGGAATCTATGGAGTAAAAGAggcaaatttttttagaaataccAATAacttcggtgaattttgattcacgaagaaatttatttattagataaaaataaaaattatgaatattatatataattttttaatatacgtGAAATTTATGTACAAACACTAAATTTAAGAGGCATTCCAATGCTAGTTAGCATGAATGctatttaatgaaaaaggataattacacttcatTCTCCTGATTTTTTTGTgcaattacacgtaaatttttttggcttgaaaaattatatagtacctctgaggtttgctttcatctaacaaaaaaGTCCctcatttaatcaaaattcacataatttgttaatattaacaaaaaaaaaattcgattgacttattactgatttattacaggtcaatcatttttttaccatcaaattaccctcgcatgtcttcacgcattaatgctTGTAAGTAGGTATCTTTACTATTTGAATGGTAGTttagtcaaaaataaattatttgacctgcaatacgtcagtaataagtcaatcgagggtaaatatcaattttttttttgttgatattaacaaatttagtaaatttttacaaatggagggacttattttattagacgaaaacaaacttcaggtgtgttagatgtaattttctaaaccacgaaaaatttacttataatcacaacaaattaaaaaaaaaaaaaaaagaatgtaatcatccttaaataaaattgtcgTTGTCATCACACATTAGATGGAgccttcttgtttttttttcctagatAGGAAAAAGAAGACCAAACTCTTATTAGTACTCCATTATTGATATTGGAGTTATATCACATTATTggatttaatgcaattaatttctttgtgatattgtaaataaataaattatttttttatgaaaaaaaatagcaatttatctcctaaattttttagaatgaagcaatttacccatATTCTGGGAGTTAAATggcttaattttaaaaaatacagggggtaaattgctaatttttttttcatagaatgataatttgcacatttacCATATCACAGGGGACTAATTCGATTTTTCCtcacattaattttaaatttgtatatgaTGCAGGTCGCACAATTCGGGTCGGATCGCTGAATCTTGATACTCTGAGATTGAGTTGTTGAACCCTTTTTCGAGCTCCCTACAAGTGGATCCTAAGAACAGAACGTACGTTAGACTTGCTACGTAATCCTCAGCTAAGGCCCTCCgatacttaagttagaaaaagtGGGGTCGAAAGCGATCTAAGAAGAACAGGTGAGATTAAAAACGTGATAAATGCATTTgctataaatattcataaatgctAGTATTTATAAGTGTACGGTACCGCATAGGGACGTGCCACGTGGTATCATCTGGGTATTCGGGTGTCAGGTGATCCAACGGCTGTCAAAGCGGACGGGTCCGTTGGACCGGGTCAAGCGGGTCAGGTCGGGGCGTCTTCATACGCGAATTTTGTCCTCTATTGCagatttctttaaaaaaggACAATTTGGTCTTTTTGACCTTGTTGATGTAATTCCCCTCATCAGTATGCATATAATAAGTCACCCAAACTTGTCTGTGTGGAGTAAATGAAATCATCAAATGTTACTACTGTACTGTACTTGTGATGTTTCACCCACACACATTTTGTCGTGAAATTTTAGGACTTATTAATGACCATTACACTGAAAttgtaattgtattaaataTGTTGCATCAACTcatttaagaattttatacCATTCTTGACTGCTGCTACTGTCATTTATATCCACCCACTCTGCTcattcttttctaaattatatttgaattacatCTTTTACATAATGACTATAAGATCTTAAGTTCGATTATATTCGAgattatcaaaatttgatgtGGTTCGTgtctcaaaattacaaaattgattAAGCACGTACGTCTTATAAGATTACAGatcttatttgtaataataagtacTTGAATTGTTTGAGTAAATAATACTATAGAACTTATGAAATATTAGTCacgatatatttttttaaatttatgtaaccagaattaaagaaatttgttaaaaaatttataaataaattgaaaacttcCTACTTTTTCCAAAAGGGCAaatacatcttttttttttta includes:
- the LOC105163621 gene encoding protein DETOXIFICATION 42, whose product is MAEKDATFSDGRSIPLFIFFKDFRSVFKLDELGLEIARIALPAALALTADPVASLVDTAFIGQIGAVELAAVGVAIALFNQVSRIAIFPLVSVTTSFVAEEDTITKDVADCKDSESLENGSSLDSENKMLIPQTDSDKKMCKLESGGNSFEISKTEQGKKQIASASSALIIGAVLGILQAAFLILAAKPLLSFMGVKPDSEMSYPAQQYLKLRSLGAPAVLLSLAMQGVFRGLKDTKTPLYATVVGDLANIVLDPIFMFVFKLGVRGAAIAHVISQYLISLILIWRLKQEVNLIPPSLKYLQFERFIKNGFLLLTRVIAVTFCVTLAASMAARLGSTQMAAFQVCLQVWLATSLLADGLAVAGQAILASAFARKDYSWATATASRVLQLGIALGLVLAVVLGFGLHFGARIFTEDAGVLHLIGVGIPFVAATQPINTLAFVFDGVNFGASDFAYSAYSMVTVAIISIITLLALCSSGGFVGIWTALTIYMSLRAFAGFWRIGTGTGPWAFLRR